One window of Chloroflexota bacterium genomic DNA carries:
- a CDS encoding glycosyltransferase family A protein yields the protein MSANRPLVSIIIDNYNYARFLPDAMVSALSQTYPSTEVIVVDDGSTDDSRSVIASYGARVVAVFQDNAGQAAALNAGFARSRGDVVVFLDADDTLGRDIIAQVVRAFASDPRPALVQYRLAVVGADGSPTVDFRPPMHVAMPTGDLREDLASLDNHTGWSPTSGAAYSAAVLRRVLPIPERTFRLCADEYLTRAAALCGPVRSLDVVGGTYRLHAANNYATSRTNAANLQATIRRALESHEHLRTLADRLGVRDFPTRATDMVNMTFLAYRTASMKLAPATHPIPGETLLEVAFNGAVAAWKRRDISAPIRALHVIWFAAMLFVPQRLAPRLARAFFYPETRGRINRLLAKWKPRRPRAGVSHLSAAPRHPPPYPQASRREDAADWTSPVFANQRP from the coding sequence ATGAGCGCAAATCGACCGCTCGTCAGCATCATCATCGACAACTACAACTACGCGCGATTCCTTCCGGACGCCATGGTCAGCGCCCTGTCCCAGACCTATCCCAGCACCGAGGTCATCGTGGTCGATGACGGATCGACGGACGATTCCCGATCGGTCATCGCCAGCTACGGGGCGCGCGTCGTGGCGGTGTTTCAGGACAACGCTGGCCAGGCAGCCGCGCTCAACGCGGGGTTTGCCCGCAGCCGAGGCGACGTCGTCGTCTTCCTCGACGCGGATGACACACTGGGACGGGACATCATCGCCCAGGTCGTTCGCGCCTTCGCATCCGACCCACGGCCGGCCCTAGTCCAGTACCGCCTGGCCGTCGTCGGCGCAGACGGATCGCCCACCGTCGACTTCAGGCCTCCAATGCACGTGGCCATGCCCACCGGCGACCTTCGCGAGGATCTGGCATCTCTGGACAACCATACGGGCTGGTCCCCTACGAGCGGCGCGGCCTATTCGGCCGCCGTCCTCCGCAGGGTCCTCCCGATCCCGGAGCGAACGTTCCGCCTGTGCGCCGATGAGTACTTGACCCGCGCGGCGGCCCTCTGCGGCCCGGTCCGTTCTCTCGACGTTGTGGGGGGCACGTATCGACTCCACGCTGCGAACAATTACGCGACGAGCCGTACAAACGCGGCGAACCTCCAAGCCACCATCCGCCGCGCACTCGAATCCCACGAGCATCTCAGAACCCTTGCCGACCGTCTCGGCGTCCGAGATTTCCCTACGAGGGCGACCGATATGGTCAACATGACGTTCCTTGCCTATCGGACTGCCTCGATGAAGCTCGCTCCCGCGACGCACCCAATCCCCGGTGAAACGCTCCTGGAAGTGGCGTTCAACGGCGCAGTTGCCGCCTGGAAGCGTCGGGATATCTCTGCGCCCATACGGGCCCTGCACGTCATCTGGTTCGCGGCCATGCTGTTTGTCCCACAGCGCTTGGCGCCAAGGCTCGCCCGCGCGTTCTTCTACCCGGAAACGAGGGGACGGATAAACCGCCTGCTAGCGAAGTGGAAACCTCGACGGCCGCGCGCGGGGGTCAGCCATCTATCGGCGGCACCCCGCCATCCGCCTCCATACCCTCAGGCGTCACGTCGCGAAGACGCCGCGGATTGGACTTCGCCCGTCTTCGCGAACCAGCGCCCGTAG
- a CDS encoding glycosyltransferase family 4 protein — protein sequence MRPRDAGAPMLLKREIGRTRRPTSRRRILVLLPCSPSADAVHGGGRVAAALLGMIARCHDVAVLYLQTEGEPPMSEGLRRTCAFVIEVPRPTVRSEWEARRRRLAAMLRLRPMATADWQTGKFRRAAARAIAQWRPDIIQIEHLVMAQYLSICDPRVPKLLTIHEPGTLTARERASAATGFVASAAARLEVALWERFERHALEHVQAAVVFTARDRRAVEHATPGTPIAQIPLGATIPDEPLNPTGSSPPRVCFVGSFIHPPNVDAAIRLARDIFPTVRDRVPDAHLDLVGADPPANVVALANASVTVTGRVPSVTPFLDAASVVVAPIRRGGGMRVKVLEALACGKPLVASPIALEGLADMRDGKEVLLAETDEQFADAITRLLADAAQRVTLAIHAREWACANLGWNLAAASYERLYEQLTNARSVAWSR from the coding sequence ATGCGGCCGCGTGACGCGGGAGCGCCGATGCTGCTGAAGCGCGAGATCGGACGGACGCGGAGGCCGACCAGCCGGAGGCGTATCCTGGTTCTACTGCCGTGCTCGCCCTCCGCCGACGCCGTGCACGGAGGCGGTCGTGTCGCGGCCGCGCTGTTGGGAATGATCGCTCGATGCCACGACGTCGCGGTCCTCTATCTCCAGACAGAGGGCGAGCCTCCCATGAGCGAGGGGCTTCGCCGAACGTGCGCATTCGTGATCGAGGTGCCGCGTCCGACCGTTCGGTCTGAATGGGAGGCCCGCCGTCGCAGGCTTGCTGCCATGCTTCGGCTCCGCCCAATGGCGACCGCCGACTGGCAGACAGGTAAATTCCGGCGTGCTGCCGCGCGGGCGATCGCGCAGTGGCGTCCGGACATCATTCAGATCGAGCATCTGGTGATGGCGCAGTACCTTTCGATCTGTGATCCGCGAGTGCCCAAGTTGCTTACGATCCACGAGCCGGGAACCCTCACCGCGCGGGAGCGCGCATCGGCGGCAACGGGATTCGTGGCGAGCGCGGCGGCTCGTCTCGAAGTTGCCCTCTGGGAACGGTTCGAGCGTCACGCCCTGGAGCACGTGCAGGCAGCCGTGGTCTTTACGGCTCGCGACCGGCGAGCGGTAGAACACGCAACTCCAGGCACGCCGATCGCTCAGATCCCGCTCGGGGCAACGATTCCCGATGAGCCCCTCAATCCCACCGGCAGCTCGCCACCCCGCGTCTGTTTCGTTGGCAGCTTCATCCACCCACCGAACGTCGACGCGGCCATTCGACTCGCGCGCGACATCTTCCCGACCGTGCGGGATCGGGTACCCGACGCCCATCTGGACCTGGTCGGCGCCGATCCACCGGCGAACGTCGTGGCGCTGGCGAACGCGAGCGTCACCGTCACCGGCCGTGTGCCGAGTGTGACGCCGTTCCTCGACGCGGCATCGGTCGTCGTCGCTCCGATTCGCCGTGGGGGCGGCATGCGGGTAAAGGTTCTGGAGGCGCTCGCGTGCGGAAAGCCGCTTGTTGCGTCCCCGATTGCGCTCGAAGGGCTCGCGGATATGCGCGACGGCAAGGAGGTCCTTCTGGCCGAGACCGACGAGCAATTTGCCGACGCGATAACGCGGCTGCTGGCGGACGCGGCGCAGCGGGTCACGCTGGCCATCCACGCGCGGGAATGGGCGTGCGCCAATCTTGGCTGGAACCTTGCAGCCGCGAGTTACGAGCGGCTCTACGAGCAGCTGACGAATGCGAGGTCGGTCGCGTGGTCGCGCTGA
- a CDS encoding phosphotransferase has protein sequence MRASLVLGSACPPRLCAPSGEVRDGDCGLIVLSPSATECQASGWLDSAARAVQGRLADDGLVYVHVPWRWRAKTYRALRERGLQRRLTMLHAPNWRDTRFVIPLEADAVAYAASHLIPLTVRRGRLAAAAAGAPFLRTLVGLYWRPTALLFMRPGAPRVGRWMLDLLSDRAMRGGLVIGATTRQPQAVVHLVGSAAHLRCIAKLPLSRSVDSALEREALLIREHATAAETAGASVPNAQIRELPDGRRVFLHRPLEGAPAAILLASGRERMETVAMLVTGWLERWNRETVSIRPLEQRLLEREVLDPASIVSPFIDHGAELIAHLTARCAAVRGKQAPLVASHNDLTMWNVLIDPGRSLGILDWETARAESLPMLDFSYALADIAAAAARYTDRKRGYEACFGAHGRYTGIAAQIERRLRECLGVPPDVAALSFDACWIQHAANEVRRRGADAPRPFLGIVADRTRELVTGQAGGPVHAAA, from the coding sequence GTGAGGGCTTCCCTGGTGCTTGGCTCGGCATGTCCCCCGCGTCTCTGTGCTCCCAGCGGCGAGGTCCGCGATGGGGACTGCGGGCTTATCGTCCTCTCCCCATCCGCGACCGAATGTCAGGCATCGGGTTGGCTGGATTCCGCGGCGCGCGCAGTCCAGGGCAGGCTCGCGGACGACGGGCTCGTCTACGTCCACGTCCCCTGGCGCTGGAGGGCCAAGACGTATCGGGCTCTTCGCGAACGCGGCCTGCAGCGGCGTCTCACCATGCTGCACGCGCCCAACTGGCGGGACACGCGATTCGTGATCCCGCTCGAGGCGGACGCCGTGGCCTATGCCGCGTCGCATCTGATTCCCCTGACCGTGCGCCGTGGTCGACTGGCCGCGGCAGCTGCAGGAGCACCTTTCCTTCGCACGCTGGTGGGGCTGTACTGGCGGCCCACCGCGCTTCTCTTCATGCGGCCCGGCGCTCCTCGCGTCGGTCGATGGATGCTCGATCTCCTTAGCGATCGAGCGATGCGTGGCGGGCTGGTGATCGGCGCCACGACCCGTCAGCCTCAGGCGGTGGTCCATCTGGTCGGTTCCGCGGCGCACCTCCGGTGCATTGCGAAGCTGCCGTTGTCGAGGAGCGTTGACTCCGCGCTGGAGCGCGAGGCGTTGCTGATTCGCGAGCATGCCACCGCCGCGGAGACTGCGGGCGCGAGCGTGCCCAACGCGCAGATACGCGAGTTGCCGGACGGTCGCCGCGTCTTCCTCCATCGACCGCTGGAAGGCGCCCCAGCGGCCATACTGCTGGCATCCGGTCGGGAGCGGATGGAAACGGTCGCGATGCTCGTCACTGGCTGGCTCGAGCGCTGGAATCGCGAAACGGTCTCGATCCGCCCACTGGAGCAGCGGCTCCTGGAGCGCGAGGTGCTGGACCCGGCGTCCATCGTCTCCCCCTTCATTGACCACGGGGCGGAGCTGATCGCACACCTCACGGCCCGTTGCGCCGCCGTACGCGGAAAGCAGGCGCCGCTCGTCGCCAGCCACAACGACCTGACGATGTGGAACGTGCTGATCGATCCCGGCCGCTCGCTGGGGATCCTGGACTGGGAGACGGCCCGCGCCGAGTCTCTGCCGATGCTCGATTTCTCCTACGCCCTGGCGGACATCGCTGCTGCCGCCGCGCGATACACCGACCGCAAGCGAGGCTACGAGGCGTGCTTCGGCGCGCACGGCCGATACACGGGAATCGCGGCGCAGATCGAGCGGCGGCTCCGCGAATGTCTCGGCGTGCCCCCGGACGTCGCCGCGCTGAGTTTCGACGCGTGCTGGATCCAGCACGCGGCCAACGAGGTTCGCCGTCGCGGCGCTGACGCTCCACGGCCCTTCCTCGGCATCGTGGCAGACCGTACGCGCGAGCTGGTGACGGGCCAAGCAGGAGGGCCCGTTCATGCGGCCGCGTGA
- a CDS encoding glycosyltransferase family 2 protein, which translates to MDIVVVNHNTREDLRSCLDSFQSAGAAQTIVVDNASTDGSAEMVREEFPSVQVIGNSANVGYGAAANQGIERSRSPHVLLLNSDTRLVDGSLAALEDYMGAHPRAAVVGPRLVNADGALQRSCFPFPSPFDLYIKEQIENWLLDRLPVLQSRSLRRWPHDRSRVVPYVLGAALAIRRSAFDRVGRFHPSYFMYFEEVDLCYRLHKAGWQVHFSPALSITHLGASSTAQRAAEMRVRWYESSVLFYRRNYPTHRLIALMIVMRPGLALRLVRDALRIAGARGPRERAILSEQIQVWKRALAVR; encoded by the coding sequence ATGGATATCGTCGTCGTGAACCACAACACCCGCGAGGACCTCCGGTCCTGCCTGGACAGCTTCCAGTCCGCTGGTGCGGCGCAGACAATCGTCGTCGACAACGCCTCCACGGATGGAAGCGCCGAGATGGTCCGCGAGGAATTCCCCTCCGTTCAGGTGATCGGGAACTCGGCCAACGTCGGCTATGGCGCCGCCGCAAACCAGGGGATCGAACGCAGCCGCTCGCCGCACGTGCTGTTGCTCAACAGCGACACACGCCTCGTAGATGGATCGCTCGCCGCACTCGAGGACTACATGGGGGCTCACCCGCGCGCAGCCGTAGTGGGACCGCGGCTCGTCAACGCCGACGGCGCGCTCCAGCGCTCGTGTTTCCCATTTCCGTCGCCGTTTGACCTGTACATCAAGGAACAGATCGAGAACTGGCTCCTGGATCGATTACCGGTTCTGCAGTCTCGCTCGCTCAGACGCTGGCCGCACGATCGGTCACGGGTCGTTCCGTATGTTCTGGGAGCGGCGCTGGCCATCAGGCGGTCTGCGTTCGACCGGGTTGGTCGTTTTCACCCGTCCTATTTCATGTACTTCGAGGAGGTCGACCTCTGCTATCGGCTGCACAAGGCCGGCTGGCAGGTGCACTTCTCCCCGGCCCTGTCCATCACACATCTGGGCGCAAGCAGCACCGCTCAGCGGGCCGCGGAGATGCGCGTGCGCTGGTACGAGAGCAGCGTCCTGTTCTACCGACGCAACTACCCGACGCACCGTCTCATCGCGCTCATGATCGTGATGAGACCGGGCCTGGCGCTTCGTCTGGTCCGCGACGCGCTCCGCATTGCAGGGGCCCGTGGGCCGCGCGAGCGCGCGATCCTGTCCGAGCAGATTCAGGTCTGGAAGCGGGCGCTGGCTGTCCGTTAG